A single genomic interval of Pseudomonadota bacterium harbors:
- a CDS encoding WecB/TagA/CpsF family glycosyltransferase: protein GAKRRYAFVNAHGYNVMWGSASYREALESADALFPDGTGVRWAARWAGERADNLNGTDMFPLLCRAARDAGLSVFLLGARPGIAERVAQTAGRLAPGLRIAGTHHGYFDADSAEERAVIDQVNGSGADILLVATGVPHQDEWLARHHAHLSVGAALGVGGLFDFYSGRIPRAPRWLRELGGEWLFRLYQEPMRLFRRYVVGNPAFLAPGRCGWRWSTTAPVGSTPQP from the coding sequence GCGGTGCGAAACGCCGCTACGCGTTCGTCAACGCCCACGGCTACAACGTGATGTGGGGATCTGCGTCCTACCGCGAGGCGCTCGAGAGCGCCGATGCCTTGTTCCCCGACGGCACGGGCGTGCGTTGGGCGGCGCGCTGGGCGGGCGAGCGCGCCGACAATCTGAACGGCACCGACATGTTTCCACTCCTGTGCCGTGCGGCGCGCGATGCGGGCTTATCAGTCTTTCTCTTAGGGGCACGCCCAGGCATCGCCGAGCGCGTGGCCCAGACGGCGGGCCGTCTCGCCCCGGGGCTTCGTATCGCCGGCACCCACCACGGCTACTTCGACGCCGACAGTGCCGAGGAAAGGGCGGTGATCGATCAGGTGAATGGCTCCGGTGCGGACATCCTGCTGGTCGCCACGGGGGTGCCCCATCAGGACGAGTGGCTGGCACGCCATCACGCGCACCTGAGTGTGGGGGCCGCCCTCGGGGTGGGAGGACTGTTCGACTTCTACTCCGGTCGCATCCCGCGGGCGCCCCGTTGGTTGCGCGAGCTCGGTGGAGAGTGGCTGTTCCGCCTCTACCAGGAGCCCATGCGACTCTTCCGTCGCTACGTGGTGGGGAACCCCGCATTCCTGGCGCCAGGGCGTTGTGGTTGGCGCTGGTCCACCACGGCACCCGTTGGCTCGACTCCGCAACCGTGA
- a CDS encoding sugar transferase: protein MKRTIDVVLSAGALLALSPLLAVIACSIRLTSRGPVLFRQTRTGVGGKPFQMLKFRSMYVDAEARRAALLAQNERGDQRSFKMHHDPRVTPIGRLLRRTSLDELPQLVNILVGDMAVVGPRPAIPREVSYYDQRALRRLDGKPGLTCTWQVSGRALIGFEQQVEMDLDYLRQRSLRLDISILLRTVPAVISGRGAM from the coding sequence GTGAAGCGAACGATCGATGTGGTCCTGAGCGCCGGTGCGCTGCTCGCCCTGAGCCCGCTACTGGCCGTCATCGCATGCTCGATTCGCCTGACCAGCAGGGGCCCGGTGCTGTTTCGCCAAACCCGCACGGGCGTGGGTGGCAAACCCTTTCAGATGTTGAAGTTCCGCTCCATGTACGTCGACGCCGAGGCGCGTCGCGCGGCGCTCCTCGCGCAGAACGAGCGCGGCGATCAGCGTAGCTTCAAGATGCACCATGACCCCAGGGTCACCCCCATCGGTCGCCTCCTGCGCCGAACCTCACTCGATGAGTTGCCGCAGCTAGTGAATATTCTCGTCGGTGACATGGCGGTGGTAGGTCCGCGCCCGGCGATCCCGCGGGAGGTCTCCTACTACGACCAACGCGCGCTCAGACGCCTCGACGGCAAACCTGGACTGACCTGCACCTGGCAGGTGTCCGGACGGGCGCTGATCGGCTTCGAGCAGCAGGTGGAGATGGACCTCGACTACCTTCGCCAGCGCTCCTTGCGACTGGACATATCGATCCTGCTACGCACCGTGCCCGCCGTCATCTCCGGTCGCGGCGCTATGTAA